AGGTGACTACCCAGGATGCCTAGCGAGGCCATGATGCCGCTGAGGATGATGGCGAGGGTTGGCGTGTGTCTTGTTGGGTGAACCTTGGCCACACGCTTTGGGAAGATGCCGTCTCCTGCCCAGGCAAACATCAGCCGCGAGACCGCCAGCAGCATTGCCGGCAGATCGTTGATCAGCGCAACCGCCGCCCCTGCGAGGATTGCCACGGTCCAACCTGTCGGCAGCAGGTAGCCCAGAAGTCCGGGTGCGGTAATATCCTTGATCATGGCCTGCTCGGCGATGTATTGCCACGGCACCGCATGATAAATCGCTGCTGTGAACAAGAAGTAAAATGTCCCGACTGTCAATACGGCAATTCCGATAGCCAACGGCAGGGTACGGCCCGGGTTCTTTGCCTCACCGCCGGCCTGGGCGATGGAGTCGAAGCCAATAAAGCTCGAAAAAAGAATGGCTGCTGCTGCCAGATAAGTACTAAACTGCAGCGGCCCTATGCCGCTAGCAGGAATGGTGCGACCCTCCCGCTCGAGCAACGCTGCGGCAAAATCGTTGTGGTCGAACATGAAGCCCGCCACAATAACGACGCCACCCAGGGCGAACATGAGAAACATCATGGGGATGAGAGTGCGCTGATACAATTTCGCCCCGCGCAGGTTTACACCGACAAAAGTCCACAGAAAGATTAACGGCAAAATCAGCCGGAGGGGTCCCGACTCAAGGGTATCTGCCAAAGTCTGCCAGCCGACTGCAGCAACGAAGTCGCGCAGAAATGGCACGATGACATACGAAACCACACCGATGGCGATGGAAAGCCCGAACCACTGGGAAAAGCTGGCGACAAATCCGAGATACGGATTAAGCGCCCGGCTGGCATAAACGTAGCTGCCGCCGGCCCGGGGCATGGCCGAAGCCAGAATAGCATAG
This genomic stretch from candidate division KSB1 bacterium harbors:
- a CDS encoding APC family permease, which gives rise to MDKASETTTTGLARNLGLLGLAATGICSMLGAAINIIPFMIQRSVPGIGPYVLPAYLFAAVPAILAALAYAILASAMPRAGGSYVYASRALNPYLGFVASFSQWFGLSIAIGVVSYVIVPFLRDFVAAVGWQTLADTLESGPLRLILPLIFLWTFVGVNLRGAKLYQRTLIPMMFLMFALGGVVIVAGFMFDHNDFAAALLEREGRTIPASGIGPLQFSTYLAAAAILFSSFIGFDSIAQAGGEAKNPGRTLPLAIGIAVLTVGTFYFLFTAAIYHAVPWQYIAEQAMIKDITAPGLLGYLLPTGWTVAILAGAAVALINDLPAMLLAVSRLMFAWAGDGIFPKRVAKVHPTRHTPTLAIILSGIMASLGILGSHLAGDFFLGVDILVTSMLVNFLLMCLSVLWLPKRNPEIARDVRVVSNRKIQIPLALLGAIMLGGFLVVHIWKDLSASVSAWYFHSTPVWLIVMAIATGIYLRELRSLRQSGVDVKAIFSKLPPE